atcCGCGCAACAACTTGATTTTTTCCTTCAAAAGAGACTTCTCCAGACAATAAACAACAAGAAAAGAATTAGCAAAATCAATCATTCGAACGTGATGagaaatattagttttatatcTCTACTaggtacgcccgcgactttgtccgcgtagaattcagtttttcacaaatcccgcgggaaccatggattttttcggaagtAGCCTAAATGTTCCAGTTCCagtccagagtgaaatctatttccattcgaaatttgagccaaatcgcttcagtagccgcagcgcaaaggatgAACAAACACActacacttacacactttcacacttatcCACCAACTTTctcctttaaaaaataattgtgactattattataaaaaggtaatggAAGGGTATCTCTAAATAtcgtgaaccgattttgaaaattctatagatatttattttatttgtgagtgatggagtattggcctaacccctctcattctgagaggtgacttgtactcaacagtgagccgaatatgggttgtttattGAACATGAGACTGTGTtagccagatatacctcattttatgaaggctgaaagtttgttaggcCTGCCCTATGGTCAAGCAGTTCAGCAGGTTTCAAGGGACAGACGCTGAATAAACAAgttaatacaaaatacttaCAAGTTTGTACGGAACACTCAGTTAACGAGTACGGCTCGCACTTGGCTAGTTTTAATtcttgttaaaaactaaaaaaaagaatcgTATTTTTGATAAGTTTTTTACTTCACACATTGTACAGATCTATGAAGACCTATGAAGtcacaaaaaataactttttgtattttttatataattattcattatttaagtaatttcatatactaggtataatattatataaacaacattaccgagtaggtatattattatactcCTTGTTAGTTGTGCAATACTGCAATAAAATATCTCTTTACCATTTCAGATTACAGTATCAATCCCGCAAAAGAGGAATGTTGGAGAATGACTTATTACTGAGTACCTTTGCCAAGAAATACCTAGACGGTTTTACAGATGAGCAAACTATGATGTATGATCGACTCATCAACTCTCCTAGTAACGACTGGGATATATTCTATTGGGCAGTAGAAAAGAAGCCAACACCGAAAGAGTTTGATAATGAAATTATGGATATGCTGAAGAAACATGCTAAAAATGAAGACCGAGTTATACTCTCCCAACCTCCGCTAAACTAATGGAttgatgataaaaaataatgtaactaAATTAGTATTATTAGAAATTTAATAGAAATTCTACTAAATGTTGTAGTAGTTGAAAATAgaggtaaatatatttatttagtaaattaataatcacTTTATTTTTGTCTGGGATGGGTTATTCTTATTTTCAAcgttaaatgtaaaaatattagaCTGCTTTATTGGTCCTGAATAGGACTAAATACAAAGTTTatggtcaaaaatattttatgcctAGAACCTGGGCCGAAGGACTATAAAACTAACAGTtatcatatttaaattataaattacaattctCAAGGTTTTATACTTgttacaattataatttataaaggtTATGAAGTTGCTAATAGATGGCAGTAATAAAGTAGAATGCGTTTTACTCAATATAGTTCTGTACAGGTGCACAAGTAAAGAGAAGATTGAACAAAGGTGTTTTAAgtgattaattcgattttctcggTGGACTCGGTCAAAAGTCAGGTTGTCTTCGCCATACTAAATCATGACATGACTTGACTAAGACTGGTTGACTGCTAAGGACAGACCATGGACTATATTTGACCACTCTCGCCCTAATTGGgcatatttgataaaaaatattacttgatgACTGGCTAAATGTTTTGCGAAGCCATATtggcagtggcggatttaccagtagACTGAGTAGGCTGGAACTTAAGGCGGCACATTTTGGCACACAAACATTTtgtctaatataaataaagaaaacaatctCTAAATATGGGTAGGTACATGGAAAAACTGAGTCTTgaaaatttaactaatattCTAGTACTATACGTATtgtacatcacatcacacttcacactatcacatcacactattatataaatgcgaaagtttgtgtgcaagctcagaccaattatagaaggacctgtatcgtactcatagtcccgaacaaaattgtctgtcgttttcgTGTGTCAGAAATTGTGTGTCGTcagaaaacgacagacaatt
This window of the Bicyclus anynana chromosome 6, ilBicAnyn1.1, whole genome shotgun sequence genome carries:
- the LOC112053516 gene encoding succinate dehydrogenase assembly factor 2-A, mitochondrial, coding for MIRSKLVQVSNVARSLQVAGFSSDTTRDVDTTYMEIPLYDVDKPQTLKNRKARLQYQSRKRGMLENDLLLSTFAKKYLDGFTDEQTMMYDRLINSPSNDWDIFYWAVEKKPTPKEFDNEIMDMLKKHAKNEDRVILSQPPLN